The Thalassotalea sp. LPB0316 nucleotide sequence ATTAAAATGCGCCTGCTAGAGCAATATATCCAGCAAACGGGTGACATTCTCGCAACGGCGGATGTATCAGTACTCCCTGCTGAAATCGCTAAGTTAGAAGGTTTTTTCGATGGCATGGAAAAAGTTACTGCCACAACTCAAGGAGGGCAAGCCTAATGCCATTTTCACAAGAACAGCTCGATATTTTTGTCCTAGCCGTGTGGGGCGCTATCTTTTTCTACGTCGCTTTCAAGTTCGTTAAATCAATTTGTCTAGTGCCAACCAAAAAAGCTTATGTGGTAGAGCGCCTGGGTAAATATCGCTCAACTTTAGAAGCGGGTTTTCACCTGTTACTGCCATTTATTGATCGCGTTGCCTATATTCACGATTTAAAAGAAGAAACCATCAATGTACCACCGCAAGAGTGTTTCTCTCGCGATGAAGTTAACGTTGAAGTTGATGGCGTAATATACATACAAGTCGTTGATCCGATAAAAGCGAGCTACGGCATTACCGATTATCGCTTCGCCGCGATGCAACTAGCCCAGACAACAACACGTTCAGTTATTGGGACATTAGATCTTGACCGAACCTTTGAAGAACGTGATGTGATCAGTGCCAAAGTTGTTGAAGTACTCGATAAGGCCGGTGAAAGTTGGGGAATTCGGGTACATAGGTATGAAATAAAGAATATTGCGCCACCACTGACAGTAAAAAACGCAATGGAATTACAAGTGAATGCCGAGCGTGAGCGCCGCGCTATTTTGGCTAAATCACTTGGCGATAAAACCAGTAGGATTAATCGTTCAGAAGGTTTAATGCGTGAAATGGTCAATATATCAGAAGGTGAAAAGCAGCGCCGTATAAACTCAGCTGAGGGTAAAGCAGCAGAAATTTCTGCGATAGCCAAAGCCACTAGCCAAGCAATAGAAAAAATGGCGAGTGTTATATCACAAGAAGGTGGACAACAAGCGATTGAAATGCAGCTTTCAGAGCAGTATTTACAAAAAATGAAAGGGTTAAGTCAAGAAAATAGAAAAGTTATCTTGCCTGCCAACCTGTTAAATTTTGAACAATGGCTCGCCACGGTCGGGCTAAATAACAGTAAATGATATGACGAGTAACACTCTCGGGTTAGCTATCTACCCCAGAGAGTGTTGCACTGTTACATCAACGTTAATTACCGAGTAACGGTAAAAACTATCGAAAAAGCCAACGCCACTGAACAAATAATTAATACCTTATCAGATAAGAACAATCGCCCTTTACTGACATCTAATCGTATATAAGCAAATAGTTTATAGCTCAATGTTGCTAATAAAACGCAAAAAAGGTGCACTAATACTGTTCTTACTTGCAAATTTTCGTCCCACAAAAACACGGGACCAGAATAACTAACATAGAATAAATCCATGATAGAAAGATGGGCGAACAAGGCAACGAATAAAAAAATTAAGGGGTATTTTGAGCGCAACGACATAAAGAGAAACAGGAACCAGTTATGAAGACATCTTACCTTAAGATAGAATTAACAAGCAAAAAAATGATTGTTTTCTATCAATATCGAAATATCTTAGCTTTACCGTTATAATCTTTATCTATTAAATTGGCACACCTTGTGATGTGAACGTGCGATCAGCAAGGCTCAAATAAGTGGTAATGTGAATGGGTTATAGACATATTTCAGTGTTCTTTGTTCTATTGTGCTTGAGTATGAGCTCATCGGCTAAAGAGCTGATCTATTTGTACACCTACCACAACAAGCCGCCTTTTATCGTCAGTATAGAAAAACAGCAAGGTTTCTACTTTGATCTGGCAAGCGAGCTATCAAAACAAAGCGCTGATTATCAGTTCCAAACCCTTTACATACCAAGAAAACGCCTCAATCATATTATTTCTGAAGCGCAATTAGACGGTATCGTCTTGGGCGTAACGCCCAAATGGTTCAAAGATCCTGAAGAAACCAAATATTTGTGGAGTGACAGTTTTTATCGCGATCGAGATGAATTTGTCTCGCTCAAATCAAGCCCCTTCAACTATTTAACGCCAGACTCATTCAACGATAAAACGGTCGCCGCAGTTGCCGGGTTTTACTATTTTGGGGTTAATGAGGCCGTTGCTCAATCGAGTATGTCGCGAATAGATACCGTTGGTGAGCTACAAGTTTTGAAGCTTATAGAAAAGCGCAGAGTAGACTTTGGTATCGTCAGTTACTCGGTATTTAAGTACCTGTTAAAACATGGCGATGTAGTTGACAATTTTTACACTTCGCCAATACCACATGATGAATTTAAACGCCGAGCGTTTACTAGTTTGGCCTTGTCAAAAGAAATGGGCGCTTTCAACCAGTTGCTTGACAAACTAAAGCGCCAAGGCCAGTTACAACAATTACTTACGCCTTATCAATAAATATTAACCGTTAGCGCTTCGTTTAAGCCACAATACTAAGTCCGGCTCTTGAAACTCGTAATCAAGCCGTTGGCAGGTATTGCGACCTACTATTCG carries:
- a CDS encoding SPFH domain-containing protein; translation: MPFSQEQLDIFVLAVWGAIFFYVAFKFVKSICLVPTKKAYVVERLGKYRSTLEAGFHLLLPFIDRVAYIHDLKEETINVPPQECFSRDEVNVEVDGVIYIQVVDPIKASYGITDYRFAAMQLAQTTTRSVIGTLDLDRTFEERDVISAKVVEVLDKAGESWGIRVHRYEIKNIAPPLTVKNAMELQVNAERERRAILAKSLGDKTSRINRSEGLMREMVNISEGEKQRRINSAEGKAAEISAIAKATSQAIEKMASVISQEGGQQAIEMQLSEQYLQKMKGLSQENRKVILPANLLNFEQWLATVGLNNSK
- a CDS encoding substrate-binding periplasmic protein; protein product: MGYRHISVFFVLLCLSMSSSAKELIYLYTYHNKPPFIVSIEKQQGFYFDLASELSKQSADYQFQTLYIPRKRLNHIISEAQLDGIVLGVTPKWFKDPEETKYLWSDSFYRDRDEFVSLKSSPFNYLTPDSFNDKTVAAVAGFYYFGVNEAVAQSSMSRIDTVGELQVLKLIEKRRVDFGIVSYSVFKYLLKHGDVVDNFYTSPIPHDEFKRRAFTSLALSKEMGAFNQLLDKLKRQGQLQQLLTPYQ